One Thermogemmatispora onikobensis genomic window carries:
- a CDS encoding ArsR/SmtB family transcription factor — protein sequence MTKERQQPVQEGEERQPLETESAARWKQISSEGGVPDPLLELIAARFRLLGEPLRLKLLAALTGGERSVGELVALTGASQPNVSKHLAALMQGGLVKRRKVGTSIYYALADPSVLTLCDIVCAGVQERFTALAQTLQLGSVLAPEEQPLEGSEAVRPGFRQ from the coding sequence TTGACAAAGGAGAGACAGCAGCCGGTTCAAGAAGGGGAGGAACGACAGCCGTTGGAGACCGAGAGCGCAGCGCGCTGGAAGCAGATCAGCAGCGAAGGGGGGGTTCCAGATCCGCTGCTTGAGCTTATTGCGGCGCGCTTCCGTCTCTTGGGAGAGCCATTGCGTCTCAAGCTCCTGGCGGCCCTCACGGGGGGTGAGCGCAGTGTTGGCGAGCTGGTTGCTCTGACGGGGGCCAGCCAGCCGAATGTCTCGAAACATCTGGCGGCCCTCATGCAGGGGGGGCTCGTCAAGCGGCGCAAGGTTGGCACCAGCATTTACTATGCCCTGGCCGACCCTAGCGTCCTGACCCTCTGTGACATTGTCTGCGCTGGCGTCCAGGAGCGTTTTACGGCGCTGGCTCAAACGCTCCAGCTTGGGTCAGTGCTGGCCCCGGAGGAGCAGCCACTAGAGGGGAGCGAGGCCGTCCGCCCGGGCTTCCGTCAGTAG